TTCTACCACATACGACACATTAATAGACTCAACTCCCCGTtctaagaatatagcaaaagaagGAGATACATACGAATACGTAGAACCGGGATCAATAAGAGCATATGCACCATGAGAAACAATAGTAATAATACCTGTGACTACTGCATTAGATGCCTCGACATCCTATCTTGTCATAGCAAAGAATCTCGGCGGTCCACTCCCTCCCTGAgcaacctgtgcaccctgtcgaccCTGTCCATGAGCACCCTGTGGAGCGGTCCTAGCTGGCTGAATCTGACCCTGTGTAGCTGTAGTAGTTCCCTGCGGCTGTGTAGTAGCTCGACTAGCACCCGAATTTGCTTTAGGACAGTATTTAGCAATATGCCCCTTTTCACCGCAAGTAAAACAAGCCCCATCTGCCCCAAAGCAACGACCACTGTGATTTCTACCACAGTTAGAACACCTCGGATAATAACCTGACTTGTTCTGAACCACTTGTTCCTGCACTTGCTCTGACGCAACTCGGGGCTGACCCCCATTCACAACTTCAGGCTGAGGAGTGGCCTGAGTCCTAGTCTGAGCTCTAGTCTGATGAGCACTAGCTTGTCTACCACCGCGGGTAGCACTCTGTCCAGCACCACGTTTAGCAGATGAAGATGCGCGTTTCTTAGCCATCtgcaaaataaatattataaggtTAAACTTGATTCAACTCACTCACGaacaaggaatgaaagaagggaaaatttcctagatgtccagtagcctcaaggtcataagtatgggcgcctacatacccatgaacaagatTCTACTAAACATTGCTCCATGACTGGGGACTTaaagcctaggctctgataccaactttgtcacgtcccaaaatacccgctagacgtgattggcacccaacaaacaccacccgccaggcgaaccatatatcatactcttaatcatttacaaaagcactaaaagaaaataagtgcaggtcccacaacgttattaatgataaaaatgcaaaatagtcgctaaccaaatccataatcgatttatgaaaaccaaccaacgctaagataaaaagaatctctagcccacatgccacgctaagaccatggagcatctaacagagttacatgagtttgggtgttgggcatgtaaacccaaaataaaagaaataactagaaataaactagataaagctgaaatggctgcctccacgaacaatgcggtggctcacctcagcaacagaattcactcacgaagtcttcaattaccagcctcgttctcaacgacagtatctgcgtaaatataacccagtaagatcctcgacccgccacttcaaatacccctggaacaagtgttagaaaatacaaacacacaacaggcacaaaaatattatgcaaatgaatatatcattatataatagcaaccaaggtccaaaccactgtttatcaaatatattatatatctcaacacaatttacactacgaaccgtcataagtggcagttaaagaattagtcaacactatgaatccacggcaatatacacaatgtgccaaatatatcaggaagcatacacaatgctaagtgaagcatacacaatgccccaatatcatcaagaagcatacgcaatgccccaatataatcaagaagcatacacaatgctaagggaagcatacacaatgccccaatataatcaagaagcatacacaatgctaagggaagcatacacaatgccccaatatcatggctcacagctatatcacatcacaaaataatttataaaaagagttttggattatttgaaaataaagtatatgtgggtggccttaaggaccaccgattctgccaagcacacgctcgccccaacacatggaccaggcagactaaacatatttttaaaacggattTTGAAAAGcaaagtacccaaagcttaaagtctcacttacctcaaattcacaattcaagcacacttcccaataaatcaaaactgcgttctcgaggctccggattgcctcaaactacacaaaaacggatttagaatggtcaaaacccttcgggtaaaccacttctatatttttagaggcttaaacggttaaagtcaaattttaaaggacgaaaacacCCTCTgttcaatgtgttcaaaacccgacaagacttatgttttcggaacggccttaacgagaggattccaacgatatatagaagtctaaaatccgacgctatttgccctttcaaatcaatgattttggttgaagaaccctagagctaaactttctcaattcatCAAAATAttcccatgttttcaccataaagatttacccataattatgtaataaacttaaataaaggaCTAGAgtaattaccttgatgatttggggtgaaagttcttatttttctcctctcctttcttctctttttctccctctctttccttttttttttcctgctgGTTTTCTCTCCCTCTGTTTTctcgtccttttttttttttttttagttcctTCAGATTGTAGTGTTTCACGTTAGCCATCAGACTTtttaaagtcttttttttttcttttccttttcctttttgggcttggctacattccttcttttctatttttttttattttatctccttttatttaatttaccaaCTAAGCCTTAAAAAATATATGGGTTATTACAGAAATTGTGGATGAACAAAGCCAGTAGGCTGTTTCATGTATCTCAGTTCATCAAGAGTGCCATGTAAGAAAGCTTTCTTGACATCTAATTGATGGACAGGCCAACCCTTAGACGCAGTAAGAGCTAAAATAATACAAACAGTGACTGGTTTCACCGTCAAGTCCATACTGCTGATTATGACCTTTAGCGACAAGACGAGCTTTGTAATGCTCAAGTGATCCATCCGATTCTGTTTAATTCGAAAAACCCAACGACTACCTGGTGGTACCAAATCCCAAGTATGATTGACCATGAGAGCATCGTACTCTTCAGCCATTGCACGTCTCCACTGAAGGCATTTGTAAAAGAGGATGGTTCAGACGGAAGGGAAGAGGTATGAGAGATCAAGGACGGGAGTATCCGTATTAAGAGAGCCAGTATGGTTGCGAGTAACCATATGGTGAATTTTAGGATAAGAATAAGGTAGTTTTGATAAATGAGATATAGAAGAGGGAGAAGCTTGTGATGTGGCCGAGAGAGGAGGTAAAGTGTTATAGGCAGCAGGAGAAGAAAGTTTGTTAGGGGAAACACTGTGAATTGGACTTGAGAGGATACGTGGAGTTGTATTAGGAGAAGGTTGCGGGCTTGTAAACGTAGGTGGAGGTTGATTTCTATGAGAAAAATAAGATGGAAGAGGAGACTGAATAAAAGTTGGAGTAAAATTGTTGGCTTGCAACAGATTTTTCTCTAGGTGATCATTAGAAGGTGGAGAAATAATAGGAAATAAGACATTAGAAGAGGAGATATTAAGGGTGCAACAAATCAACACACCAATCAGGGGCCACCAATAGGAGATAAGACATTAGAAGAGGAGATATTAGGGGTGGCTCCTGATTTTTTGCTGATTGCAAAATTGTTGGCTTGCAACAAAGTATATTTCTTGATAATATTGTAAACTGCGTACGAGATACATATAGATTGTACAATGATGTGTAAAGACTACTCTACCCTTACAAACAATTTATACAAATATATTTATCACTATGCATTGTATCTTATAATGATTGGACCACCCTAAACAGTGGCATTTCTCCAAATCAATCAGAATTTCTTCTTTGTCACAAGTGTACTACATCTGAACATCGGGTCTTACTGGTTAAATTTGCTTCAGTAATCACATTCTGGGATGATACAAATATATTTATCACTATGCACTGAATCTTATAATGATTGGACCACCCTAAACAATGGCATTTCTCCAAATCAAACAGATTTCTTCTTTGTCACAAGTTTACTACATCTGAACATCGGGTCTTACTGGTTAATTGGCTTCAGTAATCACATTCTTGGATGACTACATGTTCCTAAAGAAGAATGAAGTTCTAACAGATACCAAGAAGTAAATTTGTTCTTTTGGGATAAAAGAGACGTTCTGTCTTTGTGAAGGAGATTGTATAAGAATGCTTTAGGAGAGAGCATCTTGAGTAagaatgccttttttttttttttgagaatggtaacAGTTAACTATATATCCACAGGTATACTATATCAAAAAGAATGTAGTCCCCCTTTCAAAATGTTACACCTTACAGCTTGAATCTCCTATCTATGCTCTTCCTTACAAGTAATCTAAAACATCAAAATATCTTCAGTTTGACCTAAAACttcctgtttacaccaaaaatagtaTAGAGATAAACACTTCATTTTAAACTTCTGTAGGTCACTTTGTTTGCCCTCAAAAcatctttgatttctttctttCCATATTGTCCACCAAATACATGCTGGGACAATCTTCCATCTCTCTTCCTGTCTTGCAGCATTGCTATCTCTGTTCTAGCGGCTAACAACTCCTTTAATGCTCCCTGGTTTCACCCACCTGATCTTCCTCAGACTGATGAATATCTTCCATAACTGATCTGCCCATTTGCAGTGTACAAAAAGATGGTTGATTCTCTCTGCTTGTTCCCCACATAAATAGCATCTAGAGCACAACTGGAACCCCTTCTTGTTTAAATTCTGATGAGTCAACACTACTTCCTTTGCCAATAGCCAGGAAAAACAATTTACCTTTTAAGGTATTTTAGTTTTCCATAACGTCTTCCATGGCCATCCTATCTCCTGGTTGTTTGATGTGTTCAGGTCTCTGTAAGCAGAATTTACAGTGAACAAACCTTTGTTGTCTATCTTCCAAACCATAGTATCTCTTTCTCCTGTTAAATTATTGAATTGAGCAACTGTGGAGTAGAAGGCCGCTATTCTTTCCATTTCCAGTCATTTAAATGTCTTCGGAGGTGTAAATTCCAACCTTGTCCTGTCCATAATTCAGCAACTGTAGCTTGTTGTTGAAGGCATAATGTGTATAGATCTGGATAGAGTTGCTTTAGAGGTTCATGATCAATCCACTTGTCATCCCAGAAGGAAACTTTCAGGCCATTGCCAACTTTGAAACTGGATCTGTTTAGGACTAAAGGCCATAGATTTCTGATTGTTCTCCATACAATACAACCATATGTTATTGTCACCACATTTGTCATCCAGCTATTCTCCATACCATACTTTCCAGAGATGACCTCCTTCCATAGCATATTGTCAGTTGTTGCAAATTTCCATAACCACTTGATCATCAAACTTCTGTTGTGCATTTTCATGTCTCTGATCCCCACACCTCCTTCTTTCTTGTTCATTGTCACTTCCTCCCAATTGACCCGGTGGAACTTTTTCTTGTCTTCATTACCCTGCCAGAAAAAATTCCTTCTTAAGGCATCAATTCTTTTTATCACACTCACTGGAGCACGAAAAACTGACATCATGTAAGAAGGTAGAGCACAAGCACACTATTGACCAAAGTCAGTCTTCCTCCCAAGGAGAGATACTGACTTTTCTAGTTTGTTAATCTCTTCTCACACTTCTCCACCACCCCATTCCATATTCCCTTAGACTTGCTTTTTGCTCCCAAAGGCATGCCTAGATATGTTGTTGGAATTTCTCCTACTTTGCCTCCTAACTTTTCTGCCAAACTTTCCACATCTTTTACTTCATTGATGGGATAAATGAAGCTTTTCCCCCAGTTGATGTGTAGCCCAGATACTGCTTCAAATATTATGAAGATGACCTCAGAACAAATAACTGTTCTTCCATTGCTTTACAAAAAACCAATGTATCATTTGCATATTGCAAATGAGTTACTTCCATGTTATTTACTATTCTGTTGTCCACCTGAAATCCCCTGACCCAACCTTTTACCTTTGCTGTTTGAATCATGTTACTCAAACCTTCCATTGTTAAGATGAAGAGAAATGGGGATAAGGGGTCTACCTGTCTCAAACCCCTCTGAGAGGGGAATGTGGAGAGCATCTTAGATAGGTGAGATAGCTAGGATGAGGTAAAGTTCAGCTGAAGCATTTTGAATAGCATTTAATCTCTTCATTTTCATAGGTATAAAGAAACAAAGCAAATGATGTGTCAGTGGAATTGCATTGTAAAACTGAAACTAGCTCAATCTTATTAGGTGTATTGTATAATTGTTTAATATTTTATCTGCTATATGACCTTATACCTTCTTGGTACTAAACATCAATTATATACCTTTTCTTATAATCTTTTTTAATCTGTTATATGACCTTACTTAATTAGGAAATGCAACTCGAAGTTAATGTATTTGGGGTTAGTGTTAGTGTCCCGCATGGGTTGAGGGAGCGGATTGTTGTTTCCCTGTATGGTTTTGGGTAATCCTCATCTCAAGAGCTTTAGAAGTTGAGTTCAGGGATGCACATTGAGCTTgagttaaaattttaaattcaGGGTTGTTGGGGGTCTACGGTTGTTCAGGTTCATTTTGTTTTGCATCTGTTCAGGATTTTAACGATTAATAGTAAGATTGTGCAATGTGTTATAATAACCATTCAGGATATTTGGAGCTTTTATGGTTTGGAGTCTCAATGAATCGAGCATTTAtgtaaaaaagggcagcccggtgcacaaagcatcccacATCAGCAAGGTCCGGGGAAGGCCGCACCCCAAGGAGTGATGTAGATAGCCcaccctaatgcaagcattagtggctgcttcCATGGCTCGGAACCCctgacctataggtcacacggagacaactttaccgttgctccaaggctccccttcaaatAACAATTTATATAGCAATAACAAATAACTACCCTTTTCCGTGACTTTATAAAAAACAATGTCCTTTTCAATGGCATGTAGGTAATAGTAACAGTAAGAAGTCATGCTCTGTTTCTTCCGTTATAGCGGATGCCGGGTGGCCATAACATGCCATGAACACATTTTTCAGAATAATCAGTGAGAAAAACTTTACTACAACCAACGTCTATTTTGGGCTATTTTCCGGTGCATGCACTATTCTAGCTCTACTATGAGCTGTGACTAACCACCATCTTATGGAAACTTCAACCTTGACAGTTCAGATCATTTCATATTCAGCTAGTACTGCTTCCACTAATACGTTTCTCTGCATGTAAGGAATTTATGTAAATGCTCTATTTATATCATTTTAAATCATCTACCTGCAAGGGTGgccagttggttgagcatggggctttcataatggaggtctcaggttcgaaatccCCTGCCTATGACatcaggggatttgccttctgagtCGAGCTCGTcccacggggcttgcctagtgcgggttacctctcctatgtggtttgcgagctattgcacaagagctgggtttaccccgtgcgcacccgaagggtagcggctgcgggttcccatgtcataaaaaaaagatCATTTTAAATCATCTGAAGGAAAAGGAAGTGTCTGAAATGCTCTCGAGCTGTATCAGGACATGAACTTCTGTTAACCATTTCCTAATTCACCAAAGGTAGCATGCCCTGTTTACTAGTCATTCGAAAACTACGAGTTAAAGTTGGAGTTCTTTAAGGTAGCAAGCCCCTGTTTATCAAGTCATTTGAATTGTATCAGTACAGTTTAGAGTTCTTTCGTGAAGCAGACCAATACCTGCAAGATCGTGCAGAGTGGTACTTGCATTTCTGGTAGAGTTGACAACTGACTTTTTCCCCAACCTCTGAACTTCTGCAGAATCTTGATTTATGCAGGCAGGTGATGCTTGGTTCATGAATTCTGCTAGTGAGTCGTTGGGCTTTATTCTTGCTGATCAAGGTTTTGATGTCTGGGTTGGAAATGTGCGTGGCACACGTTGGAGTCATGGGCATGTATCTTTATCAGTAAAAAATAAGGTAATATTTCTATCTTATGTATGTCGAATGTATATGAATAATTTTCTAGGTTTGCATGTGTTGTGTCCTTCATGAGGTAGTCCAGAAGATGTCAGAGGCAGATCCAGGATTTATACTTGATGGGTTCAACCATTATTCCTTAGCACTGGATCCATTGCACTTTGGAATTACGGGTTCAAAATTTGATATTTCTTAAAATTTTAGTGATCTTTTACCTATATATGTATACACCGTGTCAAAAATGATATCTTCCACTGAACTCGTTCATTTCACATTGCATCCCCCACATGGATTTGCTTAGCATGCCACGGCCAAGCCTTTGTTTTCCTGCCTACTTAAAGGGTCGGCTAGCTGTGACATCGGAAACAAAAGCCTGACTCATGGAAAGTCTACTGTAGACCCTGACGGTTTCTTTCGCGTTGATAGTAATCACTTTTTGCCTCTTAAATTATCTGCAATATTTTCGCAAAATTGAGGAAAAGAACACTGTGTTACGAGTCAAATGATATGCAGAACAGCTCCAGAAAGAAATCTAACTGTGTCAAGCTGAGATGCTCAACTGGAACAGCTCCAGAAAGGAATCTGATCCATGCCCCGGTTGTTTGTTTAGTACCCTACTTTTATTCCTAATATAGTGTTTTCACTAGATTTGAAATGACATGATTTGGTATGTTTGCAAAATAGTATACTCCTTTCATCCCGCATTTCACGAGACACTGTATCTCAATGTTGTCTCAGAATATATGACAAATTTACTTGTAATACTAATTTGCATATGATACTCGAAGTTTTTAATAATTCAAGTTGGCTCAACAACTCAGTTCGGAATTTGAAACTATGATGTTCTTCTTTCCACATCAAATCTTCATAGAAACCCCAAGTCAGATGGTATAGTTTTTCTTCCGTTTTTAGTCGGTTTACTATATTTCAACCGATGGTGTTGATTTTGCCGGTGAAACTCTTTTTCATGCTTAACCAATATATTTCTCATATCGGACAGAGGATGCGCTAGTTATTGCCATAGATTTCATGCATTTCTTTTTTCTCATAAAAGTATAATTTCTTGCAGAAATCACATATACAGTTCCTGATGATGTGCTAGTTACCAAATATATACATCTGTTTGTAATGCAAATGTCTTACATCCTCTATTGAATGTCTTAGGATTTTTGGGACTGGAGCTGGGAAGAGTTGGCTCTTTATGATCTCGCAGAAATGATTCGATATGTAAATTCAATCACAAAAGCAAAAGTTTTTGTTGTAGGACATTCACAGGTTTGATTCTTTCATAGCATCTATATCTTATGTAACTATAAGGTTTTCTCTCATTGCCATTGCATCTTATGtttgtttttttcattttatatTCAGGGAACAATCATGTCTCTTGCTGCTTTCACTAAGCCAGATATTGTGGAGATGGTCAAAGCTGCAGCACTTCTTTGTCCTATATCATATTTAGATCATATCACCACAGATTTTGTGCTTGCATTAGTCAAAATGCGTCTTGATGAGGTAATGAAATAGTGTCTCGCCGTGTTAGTTTCACTATATATGACTTCAAAACTCTGACAAATTTTATGCTATGGATTAGATAATTCTTGCATTGGGCATCCATCAACTTAATTTCAAAAGGTTCCGCAAAATCTTTCACTTCTTTATCCAGTATCCTTATGATCTTCTATTGTGTTTCTTTAAAGTCCTGACTCTTCTTATAATTTTTGCAGTATTATGGGGACTCAAATCATGGATATGATGTGCGATGGGCATATTCACTGTGACATCTGGCTTAGTGCTATTACAGGTTCTTCTTCATTATACATCCCCACTTTCTATGCATTTCCTACTTGTTCAGTACAAGTTCTCTATTGTACTTCTTAAGCTAGATATGAAGGATTAGGTTTACCTGTTGATGTCAAAATGAATTTGGTTGGTTCTACCATTCTTTCGGCACTAGCATCTTACCGGGACATTGTCTTGCTCTATGATCTCTGCAATTTGGTAAAATGACTATTTTTCTGATTCTAACTTCCCATCATAAGCTTAGAACTTTGTCAATTGCTGGTGTAGAATGGTTTGACTATCTTAAGCAAGAATTGGCCAGCTTAAAAGACAGTAGATCCTAGAAACATCTTACAAGTCAGCCTCCAAGTCATTTCGAATGTATCCTCTATGTGAACTTAGTTTGCTGCTTAAAGTTTTAGCTGCCATTCACACTAGAGAAATCCATTTTTCAGTATATAACTACCCTTGGAAAAGCGATAATTCTAGATTGGATTGAGTACGTTGGATATCCCTACTCCTATTTTTAGTAACTGTAATAATATTAAGGTCATTTGGTAACTATTTAACTATATTAGGCAACTATTTACTTGATATAACAAAATTAGGCAACTTTATTGGGAATGTTATCCGGAATTGGCTATAGGAACTGTTGGAAGTAATGTAAAGCTGTTTTATAACTAGACAAGGATTGAGTGATTATTGTTAAGCATTTTCAAGCTTTCTGCCTAGCTATATGTTTACGGTGGTTGAAAAGCAACTAAAACTGAACAAGTTTTCTTTAAGTTCTTGATAGTTATGTTCAACTTCATGCATAGCATATTGGCTTATCCTTATATTGCAGGTTGGTTTTTTATATGGCGTATTGGGCTTGGTCATGGAATTCATTATCAAATATTTCATCCCAAAGTGGAAAAAGATGTCCTTGCTTTTTTCATATTCAGTTCACGTTAATTTGGTTTATTATTTTATTCATCATTTATCGCTATCAATGGCAGTATGGGTTGCTTTATATATTTTGCGTGTCTTCTAATTGAGGCATAAACTATCTAAAAAAGTATGAACTTTTCTAATCTTTCCATACTTTCTCGATGATCAATATTCATGCAGGCAAGAATTGTTGCTTCAATGATTCACGGATTGATTTCTATCTTGAATACGAACCTCACCCATCATCCTCGAAGAACTTGCATCATCTCTTCCAGAGTATGTACATGCTTTCGATTATGCAAAATATAGTATGCcgttattattttcttttttcaagtgggattgggaacagtAAGTTTGGCCCCTGGGGTTGAGGTGACAAGGACTGGATGTCAGATCTAGTTTAAAGCTAGAACCCCGACCACTAAACCAACTTTTAGGGGTTTGTCTCCTATTCCCTGTTCATCTCAATTTCTTGAATCATCTTTTATCAGGTTTCTT
The sequence above is a segment of the Lycium barbarum isolate Lr01 chromosome 6, ASM1917538v2, whole genome shotgun sequence genome. Coding sequences within it:
- the LOC132644204 gene encoding uncharacterized protein LOC132644204, encoding MAKKRASSSAKRGAGQSATRGGRQASAHQTRAQTRTQATPQPEVVNGGQPRVASEQVQEQVVQNKSGYYPRCSNCGRNHSGRCFGADGACFTCGEKGHIAKYCPKANSGASRATTQPQGTTTATQGQIQPARTAPQGAHGQGRQGAQVAQGGSGPPRFFAMTR